The following proteins come from a genomic window of Cytophagia bacterium CHB2:
- a CDS encoding nuclear transport factor 2 family protein, producing MKTRVLQSSVVMVLLTIMSAFAWNQDEKQAVIKVVEEAYVQGVHANPGGEAMRRGFHAEFIMFVQDGSQINKVTRDEWITRIEAAKAKSANKPRPEIKAEFPLVEITGSAAVVKVELYRDGKHTFTDYISLYKFEEGWKIVAKTFYRHPAKSE from the coding sequence ATGAAAACAAGAGTCCTGCAGAGTTCAGTTGTTATGGTGCTGCTGACTATCATGAGTGCATTCGCCTGGAATCAAGATGAAAAGCAGGCAGTGATCAAAGTGGTGGAAGAGGCCTATGTTCAGGGCGTGCACGCCAATCCTGGCGGTGAGGCCATGCGCCGGGGCTTTCACGCAGAGTTCATTATGTTCGTGCAGGACGGCAGCCAGATCAATAAAGTGACGCGTGATGAATGGATTACCCGCATCGAAGCCGCAAAAGCAAAAAGCGCAAACAAGCCCCGGCCGGAAATCAAAGCGGAATTCCCGCTGGTTGAGATTACTGGCAGCGCCGCGGTCGTGAAAGTGGAGCTTTATCGCGACGGCAAACACACCTTCACTGATTATATTTCGCTCTACAAATTCGAGGAGGGCTGGAAGATCGTCGCCAAGACGTTCTATCGCCATCCCGCCAAATCGGAATGA
- a CDS encoding damage-inducible protein DinB, which translates to MTELTRGSAFLQELKAEAPATRKCLERIPESRFGWKPHEKSMTMGYLALLVAEIPRWITYIVEKGEIDFATFGHFQPKTTAELVNHFDENLKGTRNALAKVTDQELDKTFFLKNQGQVMLSSPAGEMVGSSINHLVHHRGQLTVYMRLNDIPVPSIYGPSADERTF; encoded by the coding sequence ATGACTGAATTGACGCGAGGTTCAGCGTTTTTGCAAGAACTGAAAGCCGAAGCTCCTGCCACACGCAAATGTTTGGAACGCATACCGGAGAGTCGATTCGGCTGGAAGCCGCATGAGAAATCCATGACCATGGGTTATCTCGCCCTGCTGGTTGCAGAAATCCCAAGATGGATAACCTACATCGTCGAGAAGGGTGAAATCGACTTTGCCACATTCGGACATTTTCAGCCCAAAACTACGGCGGAATTGGTGAATCATTTTGATGAAAATCTCAAAGGCACAAGAAATGCACTGGCCAAAGTTACCGACCAAGAACTGGACAAAACTTTTTTTCTCAAAAACCAGGGTCAGGTGATGCTCAGCTCTCCTGCCGGAGAAATGGTTGGCTCATCCATAAACCATCTCGTGCATCACCGCGGACAACTGACAGTCTACATGCGTCTCAACGACATACCGGTGCCCTCCATTTATGGCCCTTCTGCAGATGAAAGAACTTTCTGA
- a CDS encoding T9SS type A sorting domain-containing protein: MRVENACFAPPLIFLLLACCSLHGQTVISDSTYQSANWGVTVATTFGASETHTQRTTGGNPGAFRFMEHILPAPPGASDLTRLEVTHIYDGDAYLALEAIDHIDYAEDIRLLDLPWNQAFIRSFPAVRQSGRIFRANVFLQVVADTLWHSGSLTGLTASSFTALDGSGDHPDFSDVGDFLYFGFSRLSSRGATQPPLPSNQDLIYRHGSDNFTVTIHNAPLPNQPPVARADDYLYLDYFFNSNKTLRVLQNDSDPEGDPIRVLSVGEPAFGGAIESFNDTSITYSHEGLLSASLETDFFLYKITDGLNQSLDAFVTMHFCRCPLECLALFLPSPALRTAAGRVIATAAIVDTLEVDLFRRFRDEALLTTQTGTQFVNLYYRAAPEVMPLLLFDRSDLGMQAVRALAMMQAPLHNLLDGDGSMLVTQTLIDSVSAFLDSLGSAASDSLRDALNVELARLGPLQQLVGLSVAEAAEMALGSRTRVDDTRSAKPQAFVLKQNYPNPFNPATEIRYHLPRATPVELAVFDVQGRKVRTLVEGLQSAGEKAVVWDGADDHNRGVPSGIYFCRLSAGAFQETKKMILMR; the protein is encoded by the coding sequence ATGCGAGTTGAAAACGCCTGCTTTGCGCCGCCCCTGATTTTCCTCCTCTTGGCTTGCTGCTCCCTTCACGGTCAAACCGTCATCTCCGACAGCACCTACCAGTCCGCCAACTGGGGTGTGACGGTGGCCACAACCTTCGGTGCGAGCGAGACCCACACGCAGCGAACCACGGGTGGCAATCCCGGCGCCTTTCGTTTCATGGAGCACATCCTGCCGGCACCGCCGGGAGCGAGTGATTTGACACGCCTCGAAGTCACGCACATCTATGACGGTGATGCATATCTCGCCCTGGAGGCGATCGACCATATTGACTATGCTGAGGACATCAGACTGCTCGATTTGCCCTGGAATCAGGCGTTCATTCGCAGCTTTCCGGCAGTCCGGCAATCCGGCAGAATTTTTCGCGCCAACGTATTTTTGCAGGTGGTGGCCGATACTTTGTGGCACAGCGGAAGCCTCACCGGTTTGACCGCCAGCAGCTTCACTGCGCTCGACGGCTCCGGTGATCACCCCGATTTTTCTGATGTGGGCGATTTTCTCTACTTTGGTTTTTCGCGCCTCAGTTCCCGCGGCGCCACCCAGCCGCCGCTTCCTTCCAATCAAGATTTGATTTACCGTCACGGCAGCGACAATTTCACAGTGACCATTCACAACGCGCCGTTGCCGAACCAACCGCCGGTCGCCCGCGCGGATGATTATCTTTATCTGGATTATTTTTTCAACAGCAACAAAACCCTGCGCGTTCTTCAAAACGATTCTGATCCCGAGGGCGATCCCATCCGCGTGCTGAGCGTGGGCGAGCCGGCATTTGGCGGCGCCATTGAGTCGTTCAATGATACCAGCATCACCTATTCGCATGAAGGATTGTTGTCCGCAAGCCTCGAAACCGATTTCTTTCTTTACAAAATCACGGACGGCTTGAACCAGTCGCTCGATGCGTTTGTGACCATGCACTTTTGCCGTTGCCCGCTCGAGTGCCTTGCGCTTTTCCTGCCGTCGCCGGCCTTGCGCACCGCTGCCGGCCGTGTCATTGCAACCGCGGCTATCGTTGACACCCTCGAGGTCGATCTCTTCCGCCGCTTCCGGGACGAGGCGTTGCTGACCACGCAAACCGGAACGCAGTTCGTGAATCTCTACTATCGCGCCGCACCGGAGGTGATGCCGCTGCTTCTCTTTGATCGCAGTGACCTCGGCATGCAAGCTGTGCGCGCCCTTGCCATGATGCAGGCGCCGCTGCACAATCTGTTGGACGGTGATGGAAGCATGCTCGTCACACAGACCCTGATCGATTCTGTGTCCGCGTTCTTGGACAGTCTCGGGTCTGCTGCCAGCGACTCGCTGCGCGATGCGTTGAATGTCGAACTTGCAAGGCTCGGTCCGTTGCAGCAGTTGGTGGGCTTGTCCGTGGCGGAAGCCGCAGAAATGGCGCTGGGCAGCCGAACCCGCGTTGATGATACTCGTTCTGCAAAACCGCAGGCGTTCGTGTTGAAACAGAATTACCCGAATCCTTTCAATCCTGCGACGGAGATACGCTATCACTTGCCGCGGGCCACGCCGGTCGAGTTGGCCGTCTTCGATGTGCAGGGCCGCAAGGTCAGGACCTTGGTCGAGGGACTGCAGTCTGCCGGTGAAAAAGCTGTTGTGTGGGACGGCGCTGATGATCATAATCGAGGTGTGCCTTCCGGAATCTATTTTTGCCGCTTGAGTGCTGGCGCATTTCAGGAAACAAAAAAAATGATATTGATGAGATAG